One window of the Babesia bovis T2Bo chromosome 2, whole genome shotgun sequence genome contains the following:
- a CDS encoding tRNA pseudouridine synthase family protein, translating into MSGIDVVALISVCLICYRLENHSEAYKLSTVNLFTSSSPYNHNIRLSKGRCINRYEECIKYYSVSFPNAVDITQNELTNHTNNILCTKVPREKTYSTFCGSKVQESILDHTMIPMNGKNKDAIGMSSDDKPELECHSQHHDDEAENVYSVSEKEESGITTSQALTNIVMTVEYDGGEYSGFVGPNHFYNEEKAKMLATVVMPRTKQKGVLKSISNEISRAMAIIHGYMPKSRKKKRTNCEPLTTELEENNEDDVHCPDTLPPERRFTLIASSRTDKGVHATETACQYLSFDKEPPYNGDIDAIMDKVNRLLPDDIRVTAMIHAPTLDFHVRFDNLGKHYTYKVDISETPNIFERKYYWQIMKDSQFRNTLMKKYNDVRQHFSFESMQKGANVIQGTHNFEGFRKKSRGNEKALIKDPICTIERIDIKRDRDDAENKFHIAVYGNRFLYKMVRGIVSHLVMVGYGILTPRDIERILETGEPLSEIQYAPSNGLYLSKVIFASEVEALLSASKERRIKYLKELYKPSNTIEPNLAI; encoded by the exons ATGTCTGGAATCGACGTTGTAGCACTAATCAGTGTGTGTCTGATATGTTACCGACTTGAAAATCATTCGGAAGCATATAAACTATCTACAGTAAATTTATTTACAAGCAGTTCACCATACAATCATAACATTCGACTGAGTAAAGGAAGATGCATCAATAGATACGAAGAATGTATTAAATATTATTCGGTTTCTTTTCCTAATGCTGTTGATATTACCCAAAACGAATTGACTAATCATACAAATAATATACTATGCACTAAAGTACCACGCGAGAAAACTTATAGTACTTTCTGTGGAAGCAAAGTGCAAGAATCTATCTTAGATCATACAATGATTCCTATGAATGGCAAAAATAAGGATGCAATTGGTATGAGTTCTGACGATAAACCAGAGTTGGAATGTCACTCGCAGCATCATGACGATGAAGcagaaaatgtatatagtgttTCTGAAAAAGAGGAATCTGGTATAACTACATCGCAAGCGTTGACCAATATAGTCATGACTGTTGAATATGATGGTGGTGAGTATAGCGGTTTTGTAGGACCAAACCATTTCTACAACGAAGAAAAGGCTAAAATGTTAGCTACTGTGGTAATGCCACGGACTAAACAAAAGGGTGTTCTGAAAAGTATCAGTAATGAAATTTCACGTGCCATGGCCATTATTCATGGATACATGCCTAAATCAAGAAAAAAGAAACGCACAAATTGTGAACCGTTGACGACAGAATTGGAAGAAAACAATGAGGATGATGTCCATTGTCCGGATACGTTGCCCCCTGAACGAAGATTTACACTTATAGCGTCAAGCCGTACAGACAAAGGTGTCCATGCTACAGAAACG gCATGTCAATATTTGTCCTTCGACAAAGAACCGCCCTACAACGGTGATATTGACGCCATTATGGATAAAGTCAACAGGTTACTACCCGATGACATCAGGGTAACAGCAATGATACACGCCCCTACACTCGAT TTCCACGTGCGTTTTGACAACCTCGGGAAGCATTATACCTATAAGGTGGACATATCAGAAACACCCAATATTTTTGAAAGAAAGTATTATTGGCAAATTATGAAAGATTCTCAATTCCGAAACACCCTAATGAAAA aATACAACGACGTGAGACAGCATTTCTCATTCGAGAGTATGCAGAAAGGAGCCAATGTAATCCAAGGCACTCATAACTTTGAG GGATTCCGTAAGAAGAGCAGGGGTAATGAAAAGGCATTAATAAAGGACCCCATCTGTACAATAGAAAGAATTGACATTAAACGTGACAGAGATGATGCAGAAAATAAATTTCATATCGCAGTTTATGGCAACAGATTCCTGTATAAGATGGTGCGCGGAATTGTTAGCCACCTAGTGATG GTTGGTTATGGGATTCTTACTCCACGGGACATTGAACGCATACTCGAAACGGGTGAGCCTCTTTCAGAGATTCAGTATGCACCTAGTAATGGTTTATATCTTTCTAAAGTGATTTTTGCCTCAGAAGTAGAAGCTCTGTTAAGTGCTTCGAAAGAGAGGCGCATCAAATATCTCAAAGAGCTCTATAAGCCATCAAATACAATTGAACCTAATCTAGCCATCTAA
- a CDS encoding putative 40S ribosomal subunit protein S14 — MANKKAVAADGEATGETAAAAAPAQSTPAVATTPLGPQQKGGHVFGVAHIFASFNDTFIHVTDLSGRETLVRVTGGMKVKADRDESSPYAAMMAAQDVAARLKELGITAVHIKLRATGGTRSKTPGPGAQSALRSLARSGLKIGRIEDVTPIPTDSTRRKCGRRGRRL; from the exons ATGGCAAACAAGAAGGCCGTAGCCGCTGATGGTGAGGCCACCGGTGAGACTGCTGCTGCCGCCGCCCCTGCTCAATCTACCCCCGCCGTCGCTACTACTCCTCTAGGTCCTCAGCAGAAGGGTGGCCATGTCTTTGGTGTAGCTCACATTTTCGCATCGTTCAACGACACTTTCATCCATGTCACTGATCTTTCCGGTCGTGAAACCTTGGTTAGAGTAactg GTGGTATGAAGGTTAAGGCTGACCGTGATGAATCCAGCCCTTACGCTGCTATGATGGCTGCTCAGGACGTCGCTGCCAGGCTTAAAGAATTGGGAATTACTGCTGTTCACATTAAGCTTCGTGCTACTGGTGGTACAAGGTCGAAGACCCCTGGCCCTGGTGCTCAATCTGCGCTACGTTCTCTTGCACGTTCTGGTCTTAAAATCGGTAGGATCGAGGACGTTACACCCATTCCTACCGACTCTACCCGCAGGAAGTGTGGTAGAAGGGGTAGAAGGTTGTGA
- a CDS encoding NLI interacting factor-like phosphatase family protein has product MSVLDHFYSALGIILESSYYIIGAGTLYIIIKVIEFKVLGSTLASEDLFAKRVKPDYCLVLDLDDTILHSVSTRGNNETSSVALTVGNRTLNFVVYKRPHLDTFLMEMRKYYEIVLYSTSRRRYVDACLSDACVNHLIDRKLYRSDCFLDANGTYIKDLSKVSSDMSKVVLLNNPLMEGFPDLPNVVPIDSWFGGLSDTALLDVMPFLKALTQLDDVRYILGLRCSDNRGYSGQLPVCSPDSGEASDDSPRAGMLPEISDDMDNWDVIGARLTTRVKEIFTNMGFNTDNPVTPVSSNQI; this is encoded by the coding sequence ATGAGTGTACTAGACCACTTTTATAGCGCGTTAGGTATCATTTTGGAGTCTAGTTATTATATCATCGGAGCAGGTACTTTGTATATAATCATTAAGGTGATTGAATTTAAAGTCTTAGGCAGTACACTGGCTTCTGAGGATCTTTTTGCTAAGCGTGTCAAGCCTGACTATTGCCTAGTGCTTGATCTGGACGATACCATCTTACATTCAGTTAGTACCCGTGGTAACAATGAGACTTCTTCGGTTGCGCTTACTGTGGGCAATCGAACGCTCAACTTCGTTGTTTACAAGCGACCTCATTTGGACACGTTTTTGATGGAAATGCGCAAGTATTATGAGATTGTTTTGTACAGTACTTCAAGGCGCAGATACGTCGACGCCTGTTTAAGTGATGCTTGTGTTAACCATTTGATAGATCGGAAATTATATCGCAGTGACTGTTTCTTAGATGCCAATGGGACCTACATAAAGGATCTTTCTAAGGTCAGTAGTGACATGTCTAAGGTTGTTCTTCTAAACAATCCACTTATGGAAGGTTTTCCGGATTTACCTAATGTGGTACCTATAGACAGTTGGTTTGGCGGTTTATCGGATACTGCGTTGCTAGATGTGATGCCGTTTTTAAAAGCGTTAACACAATTGGACGACGTCCGTTATATATTGGGACTTAGGTGCTCCGATAACCGTGGATACTCTGGGCAGCTTCCTGTATGTAGCCCAGATAGTGGCGAAGCCTCAGACGACTCGCCACGTGCAGGAATGTTACCGGAGATTTCTGATGACATGGATAACTGGGACGTCATAGGCGCTCGCCTGACAACGCGTGTTAAGGAGATTTTCACGAATATGGGATTCAACACTGACAATCCAGTTACACCCGTATCATCCAATCAGATTTAA
- a CDS encoding BolA-like family protein, whose translation MFRSYCRMVSKSIVEERLRSMLSPQFLKVTDNSGGCGAAFNAYIVSQQFEGKGLLDRQRLVNSAIAAEMPQIHAFTMKCLTPGEWEAKNRPEE comes from the coding sequence ATGTTTAGGTCATATTGCAGAATGGTTTCGAAGTCCATCGTGGAGGAGCGGCTGCGCTCAATGTTGTCTCCGCAATTTCTTAAGGTCACTGACAACTCTGGTGGATGCGGCGCTGCTTTTAACGCTTACATTGTATCGCAACAATTTGAGGGTAAGGGCCTGTTAGATCGTCAGCGGCTTGTGAACAGTGCGATCGCTGCTGAGATGCCGCAGATACATGCCTTCACCATGAAATGCCTTACTCCTGGTGAATGGGAGGCTAAGAACCGACCTGAGGAATGA
- a CDS encoding putative integral membrane protein — MDFEELKIFKSWDQVKPYFTNPSLITVEALFVLLTLCNVYVLHTLFVTVIAAPVFITWWQLTQGLVTAYLLGDFGTIYPKLAYFPAVKIDVNLLKTLAMPTVAYVAMLCSTNIMLCKAPSTAAFPILASGAVAAHHAARFIACGEEYMPMRWKAIGFLLLAFVIGATDKHIAPGNIITVAFIYAFLAAVFRAGFMERALHIVGGRGNALHNHQHFLGAMILPFVFLVNGELKVLINTLPWDITAARTWQVWGCFVAVGALPFVKNVVSNRLIRQTGQAPWRMLELIAVALLFIIGSVKQSPSWQVVLATIFVIVGRFLGAVDVIRNLQYARDAASLGPNSSEPFLQKDEAALVQEMES, encoded by the coding sequence ATGGACTTCGAGGAGCTTAAAATATTTAAGAGCTGGGATCAGGTGAAGCCTTACTTCACTAATCCCTCTCTTATTACTGTTGAGGCTTTGTTTGTATTGTTGACTTTGTGCAATGTGTACGTCCTTCACACTTTATTTGTGACTGTGATTGCCGCTCCCGTATTCATTACGTGGTGGCAGTTAACTCAAGGATTGGTAACAGCTTATCTTTTGGGTGACTTTGGAACAATATACCCTAAGTTGGCCTACTTCCCTGCTGTAAAGATTGACGTCAATTTGTTGAAGACATTGGCCATGCCCACTGTCGCATACGTTGCTATGTTGTGCTCGACCAACATTATGCTCTGCAAGGCTCCTTCTACTGCTGCATTCCCTATTTTGGCCTCTGGAGCTGTTGCTGCTCACCATGCTGCACGTTTCATCGCTTGCGGAGAGGAGTACATGCCTATGCGTTGGAAGGCTATTGGTTTCTTGTTATTGGCTTTTGTTATTGGTGCTACTGACAAACACATAGCTCCTGGTAACATCATCACTGTAGCTTTTATCTATGCTTTCTTGGCTGCTGTCTTCCGTGCAGGTTTCATGGAGCGTGCTCTTCACATTGTTGGTGGTCGTGGCAATGCTCTTCACAACCACCAGCACTTTTTGGGTGCTATGATCTTGCCTTTTGTATTCTTGGTTAACGGTGAGCTCAAGGTTTTGATCAACACTCTTCCTTGGGATATTACTGCCGCTAGAACTTGGCAAGTTTGGGGGTGCTTCGTCGCTGTCGGAGCTCTCCCCTTCGTTAAGAACGTAGTGTCCAACAGGTTAATCCGCCAGACTGGTCAAGCTCCATGGCGTATGCTTGAGCTTATTGCTGTTGCCCTTTTGTTTATCATCGGTTCTGTAAAGCAGAGTCCTTCGTGGCAAGTGGTCCTAGCCACCATTTTCGTCATTGTTGGTCGTTTCCTGGGTGCAGTAGATGTCATCAGGAACTTACAATACGCCCGTGATGCAGCTTCTCTAGGTCCCAACTCATCAGAGCCATTTTTGCAAAAGGATGAAGCAGCTCTAGTTCAGGAGATGGAATCCTAG
- a CDS encoding B-box zinc finger family protein: MRNPVARDGDEWNVLEFALQLRCRTSRVNLLQAWNITKPDAISVFSRWAQTAPIVEAFINAETLDRNNSVQDVCTRGMDIGSNGFKVSIGNIKCSTLPLTRSTLRDAQQAETQSGALDNQGKILPPKNATTTNMMYGDKRIYEYFVCDVALGKSISVADEVEAQRVRLSMPVEYDSVYIESSENNNFLDVTLVPRGSDDTLSVEHLQDDVFPQGVLPQYAFRKDYIVYGASQILPKYLIQFECDPSAEETFALPLCDSCQNDAATLYCASDTAKICKKCDEKLHSHKVVSRHIRVPLNKMPRPVAKCRLHPSKVYTMYCTVCHLPVCQLCTSGHIHGQGSQGSGSTRFIPIANAYDSAIYEMQQHSSETVTRRKEYLNKLLEQLKSIEKTVEDNCERVEVSCYENLEASLNDLHTSIQSSVEIIVAEQTENQRHLNQLKWAEHFAAYLKNTLLPADYLRAWLRHCRFRAEVSSTACKEPLQEVFPNIDLKGELSIMHEQSVDHAYH, translated from the exons ATGCGGAACCCAGTAGCTCGTGACGGGGACGAATGGAACGTCCTGGAATTCGCTTTGCAGCTACGATGTAGGACATCAAGGGTCAACCTCTTACAGGCATGGAATATTACTAAACCAGATGCAATATCTGTATTTAGCAGATGGGCGCAG ACGGCGCCCATAGTTGAAGCATTCATTAACGCTGAGACTCTCGATAGGAACAATTCAGTCCAGGATGTTTGCACCCGTGGTATGGACATTGGTTCCAATGGTTTCAAGGTCAGCATCGGCAATATAAA ATGCTCCACCTTACCGTTGACACGATCAACATTGAGGGATGCGCAGCAAGCAGAGACCCAGAGTG GTGCTTTGGACAACCAGGGTAAAATTCTTCCACCGAAAAATGCAACTACTACAAATATGATGTATGGAGATAAACGTATATATGAGTACTTCGTTTGCGATGTTG CACTGGGAAAATCTATATCAGTGGCGGACGAGGTGGAGGCGCAGCGAGTGAGGCTGTCTATGCCAGTGGAGTATGACAGTGTTTATATAGAGAGTAGCGAGAACAACAATTTCCTTGATGTCACACTGGTCCCTCGTGGTAGTGATGACACTCTATCGGTGGAACACCTACAAGACGATGTATTTCCGCAGGGTGTACTCCCTCAGTATGCATTCCGCAAGGACTACATTGTTTACGGTGCATCGCAGATATTACCTAAGTACCTTATACAATTCGAATGTGATCCATCTGCTGAGGAGACGTTTGCTCTTCCACTTTGCGATAGTTGCCAGAATGATGCTGCAACTCTATACTGCGCTTCTGACACTGCGAAGATATGTAAAAAGTGCGATGAGAAGCTACACTCACACAAGGTAGTTTCCAGACACATTAGGGTACCTCTTAATAAG ATGCCACGGCCAGTTGCCAAATGCAGGCTTCACCCATCCAAGGTTTACACCATGTACTGTACTGTATGCCATCTACCAGTATGCCAATTGTGCACATCGGGGCATATCCACGGCCAGGGATCGCAGGGCAGTGGATCTACCAGGTTTATACCCATCGCAAATGCATATGACTCGGCTATATACGAGATGCAACAGCATTCTAGTGAAACTGTAACCCGTCGCAAAGAGTATCTCAACAAGCTGTTAGAGCAGTTAAAATCAATAGAAAAAACAGTAGAAGACAACTGTGAGCGTGTGGAGGTCAGCTGCTATGAGAATCTGGAGGCTTCGTTAAATGATCTGCATACATCAATACAGAGTTCAGTAGAGATCATAGTGGCAGAACAGACTGAAAACCAACGTCATCTCAACCAGCTAAAGTGGGCTGAGCATTTTGCCGCTTACTTGAAAAACACGTTGCTCCCAGCAGATTATCTTAGAGCATGGTTGCGTCATTGCAGATTCCGTGCTGAAGTTAGTAGTACTGCTTGTAAGGAGCCCTTGCAAGAGGTCTTCCCAAATATTGATTTGAAAGGGGAGCTTTCAATCATGCATGAGCAGTCTGTGGACCATGCTTATCATTAG
- a CDS encoding zinc finger nitric oxide synthase-interacting protein, translating to MTRHSKNNTANPIFTYHERKNVKDFNTQRQRLGADSMRRCEQCWLCLSTAEKPVSTSHGYVYCKECILKCFEKQMDEYKREHERYVKLQQIDHMRKVEKLEELQESKKRQLIDTGVYGISGIKKSKGEGKESTVKDSSFWVAGVSGNSKGDETSTSLPEPPKKILRCPITGKPLKIKELVDIHPDLSENTDNGDPIWICSVSQRPIGHKEVMLNRSTGRLVLRRYIEVCNDMDTKYIKLIPGGTAFSAHNNVIAKKYREALL from the coding sequence ATGACTCGACATAGTAAGAATAATACCGCGAATCCCATATTTACATACCATGAGAGAAAGAATGTAAAGGATTTTAACACACAAAGGCAGCGCTTAGGTGCTGATTCCATGAGAAGATGCGAACAGTGTTGGCTTTGTCTATCTACTGCTGAAAAGCCAGTGTCGACATCACATGGTTACGTCTACTGTAAGGAATGTATATTGAAATGCTTTGAAAAACAGATGGATGAATACAAACGCGAACATGAACGTTATGTGAAGCTACAGCAAATAGATCATATGCGGAAGGTTGAAAAACTCGAAGAGTTACAGGAAAGCAAGAAGCGGCAGTTAATAGACACCGGCGTATACGGAATAAGTGGCATCAAGAAATCCAAAGGTGAAGGAAAAGAGTCTACTGTAAAAGATAGTAGCTTTTGGGTAGCCGGAGTATCAGGAAATTCAAAAGGGGACGAAACATCTACATCTTTACCTGAACCGCCAAAGAAGATATTAAGATGCCCAATTACAGGTAAACCCCTAAAGATTAAAGAATTAGTGGATATACATCCAGATCTTAGTGAAAATACTGACAATGGCGATCCTATATGGATATGCTCTGTATCGCAAAGACCTATAGGTCATAAAGAAGTCATGCTAAATCGATCTACAGGACGGTTAGTGTTGCGACGATATATTGAGGTATGCAACGATATGGATACAAAGTATATAAAGTTGATTCCTGGAGGTACTGCATTCTCCGCCCACAATAATGTCATTGCTAAGAAATACAGAGAGGCCTTGCTTTGA
- a CDS encoding AP2 domain family protein, whose product MDEDKGNIPPVPTHQAGLPPAEDNYAYDNAFMCQMPPDMSRGSPDMPMNMPPFVQNNANMGKMDEQAFEGMPMHPTMHMQMPPNEHMPNAIAMGMPVDETQAHAHMMGQDDEMSSSPNGHHAMPPLAYPGAPPFNRQFSPNMMNFQMVPPPRMGEMPVPPMFRFAPPKDGVNNVFPPMDGDGAHNAMAHLTKSVGMIPPRKTPNILYNAYNLTVERYQNLLRIRAEAAKNGMDYNGGIIFDKGPFSQGGRWLVFWICNGRMWRKSFLVHMYGADGAKELAEQFWFSKMRAMQLYRITKTASMKLDKDLKKFAESQKITRPRRPPSRSTPSPTENTAEVKKPVVLNDLDIFWEEESSSWCFDYLDPDTNTMTIKRVHVTDPSTSHEKKMEASKLRSEHWQDLIKVYTESEYSGHTYEKSRTCWRVSHWIPSKGINRNRYFNITKYGYIEAKEKSRLYRLLVHDLGGEEPESFPVDSKTPPEFFEDPVTKFYHRILNSLRNK is encoded by the coding sequence ATGGATGAAGACAAGGGAAATATACCTCCTGTCCCAACTCACCAAGCAGGGTTACCCCCCGCTGAAGATAATTATGCATATGATAACGCATTTATGTGCCAGATGCCTCCGGATATGTCTCGTGGATCTCCTGATATGCCCATGAATATGCCTCCTTTTGTCCAAAACAACGCTAATATGGGTAAAATGGATGAGCAAGCTTTCGAGGGAATGCCGATGCACCCAACTATGCATATGCAGATGCCTCCTAATGAGCATATGCCTAACGCGATCGCTATGGGAATGCCAGTGGATGAAACGCAAGCGCATGCTCATATGATGGGCcaggatgatgaaatgtcATCATCACCTAATGGGCACCATGCCATGCCACCCTTAGCTTACCCTGGAGCACCACCTTTTAACCGACAATTTTCACCAAATATGATGAACTTTCAAATGGTACCACCGCCACGTATGGGTGAGATGCCTGTGCCTCCCATGTTTAGATTTGCACCTCCTAAAGATGGTGTTAATAACGTGTTCCCTCCCATGGATGGCGACGGGGCTCATAACGCCATGGCTCATTTAACCAAGAGTGTAGGAATGATACCACCACGCAAAACCCCGAATATACTCTACAATGCGTATAACTTGACAGTTGAGAGATACCAAAACTTATTACGTATTCGCGCTGAAGCGGCTAAGAATGGCATGGATTACAATGGTGGTATTATATTCGACAAAGGGCCGTTTTCTCAAGGTGGACGTTGGTTGGTATTTTGGATATGTAATGGACGCATGTGGAGAAAGTCGTTCTTGGTGCATATGTACGGCGCGGATGGTGCTAAGGAACTAGCAGAGCAGTTTTGGTTCAGCAAGATGCGTGCTATGCAACTGTACAGGATAACTAAGACTGCTTCTATGAAACTAGACAAAGATCTCAAAAAGTTTGCTGAATCACAAAAAATTACGCGTCCACGTCGTCCGCCAAGTCGTTCGACGCCAAGCCCAACGGAAAATACAGCTGAGGTTAAAAAGCCCGTAGTGTTGAATGATTTAGACATTTTTTGGGAGGAGGAAAGCAGCAGTTGGTGTTTCGACTACCTAGATCCTGATACGAATACAATGACGATAAAGCGTGTTCACGTTACGGATCCCTCAACATCCCACGAGAAGAAGATGGAGGCAAGTAAACTAAGATCGGAGCATTGGCAAGATCTGATCAAGGTATACACTGAATCTGAGTACAGCGGGCACACATACGAGAAGAGCCGCACTTGTTGGCGGGTATCTCACTGGATCCCTTCTAAAGGCATTAACAGGAACCGATATTTCAACATAACGAAGTACGGTTACATCGAAGCCAAGGAAAAATCGCGTTTGTATCGTTTACTGGTTCATGACTTGGGTGGTGAGGAGCCAGAGTCTTTCCCTGTGGACTCGAAGACGCCTCCTGAATTTTTCGAGGACCCAGTGACCAAATTTTACCACCGCATATTGAATTCTCTGCGCAACAAATAG
- a CDS encoding Doublecortin family protein yields MAKFLDFVDSKLVNPSGSDIRFGYDDIPSPVKVKQRAVKTQQHRTDVYNPKSSLKERRVSIYDNDIVEVGTAAEISRLTQTFPRTHRHEHAPFTKPRDVFERLTDYRFFTGSHRERFDENGYGRGLAGREDVYIFDGNTESVSRPHEVYSTVLRGPPKTVVPRGVLGLQKFGVQIATPKLMWLYRNGDKYHDGIAFYVRPFIKNMDILYQHISRDLELIAGPVRRIYDQNLHLITSLDEIVDGAKYLCTSGEPPAPAHRLQKFMDEWVIQKFAH; encoded by the exons ATGGCAAAGTTTCTGGATTTCGTCGACTCAAAGCTAGTCAATCCATCTGGATCTGAC ATTCGTTTCGGTTATGACGATATTCCCAGCCCAGTGAAGGTGAAGCAACGTGCGGTGAAAACTCAGCAACATCGCACCGATGTATATAACCCGAAATCTTCATTGAAAGAACGCCGTGTTAGCATTTACGATAATGATATAGTGGAAGTAGGCACAGCTGCCGAGATATCTAGACTAACACAGACCTTTCCTAGAACGCACCGTCATGAACACGCACCTTTCACTAAACCTCGTGATGTGTTCGAACGCCTAACTGACTATAGGTTTTTCACTGGTTCTCATAGGGAACGTTTCGACGAAAATGGATATGGGCGCGGTTTAGCTGGTAGAGAGGATGTTTACATCTTCGATGGTAACACTGAATCTGTATCCAGACCTCATGAGGTTTATTCCACTGTTTTACGAGGACCGCCGAAAACTGTAGTCCCTCGCGGCGTGCTGGGATTGCAGAAGTTTGGAGTACAAATCGCCACACCTAAATTAATGTGGCTTTATCGCAACGGTGATAAGTATCATGACGGTATAGCGTTCTACGTCAGACCATTCATCAAGAACATGGATATCCTTTATCAACACATATCCCGTGATCTGGAGCTGATAGCCGGCCCTGTAAGACGTATATACGACCAGAACTTACACTTGATTACTTCTCTTGACGAGATTGTTGACGGTGCGAAGTATTTATGCACATCAG GTGAACCGCCAGCCCCAGCTCATCGGCTACAAAAGTTTATGGATGAATGGGTAATACAAAAGTTTGCCCATTAA